In the Methanobacterium alcaliphilum genome, one interval contains:
- a CDS encoding proteasome-activating nucleotidase encodes MENSSQSVLKKIEDLKKEIRILKEENTKTKRNLMWKVRKLEKDKVLIENEKIRLDREVKSLRGEVERFRSPPLVIATITEVLDEHRIAVKSSTGPHFVINYSRFLDDKLLEPGARVALNQQTFSIVDILPSEKDPIVTGMEVDEKPNVSYEQIGGLDEQVVEVKETVELPLKKPELFEKIGIEPPKGVLLYGPPGTGKTLLAKAVAHETNATFIKIVASEFVRKYIGEGARLVRGVFELAKEKSPSIIFIDEIDAVAAKRLKSSTSGDREVQRTLMQLLAELDGFEARGNVGIVAATNRPDILDPALLRPGRFDRFIEVPVPNDDARREILKIHTKSMSLAEEVDIELLSNLTEGSSGADLKAICTESGMFAIRDEREEVTMNDFMDAVDKIMGVENEEEYKKEAGVMFG; translated from the coding sequence ATGGAAAATTCCTCCCAAAGTGTGTTAAAAAAGATTGAAGACCTTAAAAAAGAAATAAGAATACTTAAAGAAGAGAATACTAAAACTAAAAGAAATCTGATGTGGAAAGTCAGAAAACTTGAAAAAGATAAGGTTTTAATCGAAAATGAAAAAATTCGACTGGATCGCGAAGTAAAATCCCTTCGTGGAGAGGTTGAAAGATTCAGATCACCTCCCCTAGTAATTGCTACTATCACTGAGGTATTAGATGAACACCGAATTGCTGTTAAAAGTAGTACGGGACCTCATTTTGTAATTAATTATTCAAGATTTTTAGATGATAAATTATTAGAACCTGGTGCTAGGGTTGCTTTAAATCAGCAAACCTTCAGTATTGTCGATATTCTTCCATCTGAGAAAGATCCTATTGTAACTGGTATGGAAGTAGATGAGAAACCGAATGTTTCATATGAACAAATTGGTGGACTGGACGAACAAGTGGTTGAAGTAAAGGAAACAGTAGAACTTCCTCTTAAGAAACCAGAACTATTTGAAAAAATCGGTATTGAACCACCAAAAGGTGTTCTCCTTTATGGCCCTCCAGGGACTGGAAAAACATTACTGGCTAAAGCAGTTGCTCATGAAACTAATGCAACTTTCATTAAAATCGTTGCCTCTGAATTTGTCCGTAAATATATAGGTGAAGGTGCTCGACTGGTTCGAGGAGTATTTGAATTAGCTAAAGAAAAATCCCCAAGTATCATATTCATTGATGAAATTGATGCGGTAGCTGCTAAAAGACTAAAAAGTTCAACTAGTGGGGACCGTGAAGTCCAAAGGACCTTAATGCAGCTTCTCGCTGAACTGGATGGTTTTGAAGCAAGAGGAAATGTGGGTATAGTTGCTGCTACCAACCGACCAGACATTCTTGACCCTGCACTCTTGAGACCTGGAAGATTTGATCGTTTTATTGAGGTACCTGTACCTAACGACGATGCTCGTCGAGAGATCTTAAAGATACATACCAAGTCTATGTCATTAGCAGAAGAAGTTGACATTGAACTTTTATCTAATTTAACTGAAGGTTCATCTGGTGCAGACCTTAAAGCTATTTGTACTGAATCTGGAATGTTTGCCATCAGAGATGAAAGAGAAGAAGTTACAATGAATGATTTTATGGATGCTGTCGATAAGATTATGGGTGTTGAAAACGAGGAAGAATACAAGAAAGAAGCAGGCGTAATGTTTGGTTAA
- a CDS encoding multiprotein bridging factor aMBF1 codes for MRCEICGKKIMGQPIKTKIDGSVMNVCNDCSKFGKIQRQPTRPTKPRAIQRPPRREKPTYEVLEEYNNIVREAREKKGWSRENLAEKIYEKVSVINRIESGRMSPDIKLARKLERILNITILEKLEDTQSEEFKASSLKGATIGDIARIKKK; via the coding sequence ATGAGATGTGAGATTTGTGGGAAAAAGATTATGGGTCAGCCCATAAAGACAAAAATCGATGGATCTGTAATGAATGTATGCAATGATTGCTCAAAATTTGGTAAAATCCAAAGACAACCTACAAGACCCACTAAACCTCGAGCAATCCAGAGACCTCCTAGAAGAGAGAAACCAACCTACGAAGTCCTGGAAGAATATAATAATATTGTTAGAGAAGCTCGGGAAAAAAAAGGATGGTCCCGCGAAAATTTAGCGGAAAAAATATATGAAAAGGTTTCTGTGATTAACCGAATTGAATCTGGGCGTATGTCTCCGGACATTAAGCTGGCCAGAAAATTAGAGAGAATACTCAATATTACGATTCTAGAAAAATTAGAGGATACTCAGAGTGAAGAATTCAAGGCATCTTCACTTAAAGGAGCTACCATTGGAGATATTGCTCGAATCAAAAAGAAATAA
- a CDS encoding DUF356 domain-containing protein, with protein MSLILLRADNQSKLLNSLADLERHAGLKINGKPRLLENEYADKLAESIINRKIRKKSRVSVVIRVQESDTHSIMQVKKIHPPAHIIVVSSEYSEFSELKDKMRDAPTLKGYYSHKDKPSKK; from the coding sequence ATGTCTTTAATTTTACTAAGGGCTGATAATCAGTCAAAACTTTTAAATTCTTTAGCAGATCTAGAGAGGCATGCTGGTTTAAAAATAAATGGCAAGCCTCGATTGTTAGAAAATGAATATGCTGATAAATTGGCTGAAAGTATTATAAACAGGAAAATACGCAAAAAATCAAGAGTTTCAGTGGTTATCCGTGTTCAGGAAAGTGACACTCATAGTATAATGCAGGTAAAAAAAATTCATCCTCCGGCCCATATAATAGTGGTCAGTAGTGAATACTCTGAATTTAGCGAATTAAAAGATAAAATGAGGGATGCTCCTACTTTAAAGGGATATTACTCACATAAAGATAAACCTTCTAAAAAATAA